The following coding sequences are from one Prochlorococcus sp. MIT 0604 window:
- a CDS encoding peroxiredoxin — MSLRVGQEAPDFSATAVYDQEFKEITLSGLRGKWVVLFFYPLDFTFVCPTEITAFSDRYQDFSALNTEILGVSVDSKHCHLAWIQTPRNEGGIGDINYPLVSDLKREICQAYNVLNDDGEADRGLFLINPEGVVMHTTVNKAPVGRNVDETLRILQGYQYVAANPDEVCPANWTPGEKTMLEDPKGSKEYFSAL; from the coding sequence ATGAGCTTAAGAGTTGGCCAAGAAGCACCAGATTTTAGTGCTACAGCAGTATATGATCAAGAGTTTAAGGAGATTACACTTTCAGGTCTAAGAGGTAAATGGGTTGTTTTATTCTTTTACCCACTAGATTTTACATTTGTATGCCCAACTGAAATAACGGCATTTAGTGATAGATACCAAGATTTCTCAGCTCTTAATACTGAAATACTTGGGGTATCAGTTGATAGCAAACACTGTCATTTAGCTTGGATACAAACCCCAAGAAATGAAGGCGGAATAGGTGATATTAACTACCCTTTAGTTTCTGACTTAAAAAGAGAAATTTGCCAGGCGTACAATGTTCTCAATGATGATGGAGAGGCCGATAGAGGTCTATTTCTTATCAATCCCGAAGGAGTAGTTATGCATACGACTGTTAACAAGGCTCCTGTAGGTAGAAATGTTGATGAAACTCTGAGAATTCTTCAAGGTTATCAATATGTTGCGGCAAACCCCGATGAAGTATGTCCAGCCAACTGGACCCCCGGGGAGAAAACAATGTTAGAGGATCCCAAAGGTAGTAAGGAATATTTTTCCGCCCTATAG
- the ftsH gene encoding ATP-dependent zinc metalloprotease FtsH — protein sequence MFRSKFSYSNSKSSYSDLLEDIETGKIESIFFYPRQREIDVLYKNGDKFKIPILYNDQLILEKATENKVDLTINNSRKEASAANSFASISLFLIFILAIVLILRSTSKLASRTFGFTKNQAKFVTIDDVETRFDDVAGVPEAAEELKEVITFLKEPKKFENLGAKVPKGVLLIGPPGTGKTLLAKAIAGESGVPFLSISASEFVELFVGVGASRVRDLFSKAKEKSPCIIFIDEIDSIGRQRGSGIGGGNDEREQTLNQLLTELDGFADNSGIIVLAATNRPDILDAALLRPGRFDRKIEVMLPDLDGRKKILSVHSLSKPLAREVDLGYWASRTVGFSGADLANLMNESAIHCARDESKLISDFHIENALDKITIGLRSSLITSPNMKKIIAYNEVGRAIVSAVRNGIESVDKITILPRSGSIGGYTKICPDEDVISSGLISKKLLFSKIEIALAGRAAETIVFGKSEITQCALNDISYATNIVREMVTKYGFSIIGPISMDSDNNEMYLGDGLFRRKPLIGENTSSKIDNEIINISKISLNNSIKILKKNRVLLDKLVDILLNQETIDKKVFKLTTSKLLKV from the coding sequence GTGTTTAGATCAAAATTCTCATATTCAAATTCTAAATCAAGTTATTCGGATCTTCTAGAAGATATAGAGACGGGAAAAATAGAATCAATATTTTTTTATCCTAGGCAGAGAGAAATTGATGTTCTGTATAAAAATGGCGATAAATTTAAAATACCTATCCTTTACAACGATCAATTAATCCTTGAAAAGGCTACTGAAAATAAGGTAGATCTTACTATTAACAATAGTAGAAAAGAAGCCTCAGCTGCTAATTCATTTGCTTCAATAAGTCTTTTCCTGATTTTTATATTAGCTATAGTCTTAATCTTGAGGAGTACATCAAAATTAGCTTCCAGAACCTTTGGTTTTACTAAAAATCAAGCTAAATTTGTAACTATTGATGATGTAGAAACGAGATTCGATGATGTAGCTGGTGTCCCTGAAGCCGCTGAGGAATTAAAAGAGGTAATAACATTTTTGAAAGAACCAAAGAAATTTGAAAATCTTGGCGCAAAAGTACCTAAGGGAGTTCTTTTGATAGGCCCGCCAGGTACAGGTAAAACATTATTGGCTAAAGCAATTGCTGGTGAATCAGGAGTGCCTTTTCTTTCAATATCGGCATCAGAGTTTGTAGAACTTTTTGTTGGTGTTGGTGCAAGCCGAGTTCGAGATCTATTCTCTAAGGCTAAGGAAAAATCTCCTTGTATAATTTTCATTGATGAAATTGATTCTATTGGTAGGCAAAGAGGGTCTGGAATTGGAGGTGGAAATGATGAAAGAGAACAAACTCTCAATCAGCTTCTAACTGAATTAGATGGTTTTGCTGATAATTCCGGGATTATTGTTTTAGCAGCAACAAATAGACCAGATATTTTGGATGCAGCATTATTAAGACCAGGTAGATTTGATAGGAAAATTGAAGTAATGCTTCCAGATTTAGATGGAAGAAAAAAAATTCTTTCAGTTCATTCACTTTCCAAACCACTTGCAAGAGAAGTCGACTTAGGATATTGGGCTTCAAGAACAGTTGGATTTTCGGGAGCAGATCTTGCAAATTTGATGAATGAGAGTGCTATTCATTGTGCAAGAGATGAATCCAAATTAATCAGTGACTTTCATATAGAAAATGCTCTCGATAAAATTACCATTGGCCTAAGAAGTTCATTAATAACTTCTCCAAATATGAAAAAAATTATTGCTTATAATGAAGTAGGCAGAGCGATTGTATCTGCTGTGAGAAATGGAATTGAATCAGTTGATAAAATTACGATTTTGCCTAGATCTGGATCTATAGGAGGATATACAAAAATATGCCCTGACGAAGATGTAATTTCTAGTGGCTTGATATCAAAAAAATTATTATTTTCAAAAATTGAAATTGCTTTAGCTGGAAGAGCAGCAGAAACGATAGTTTTTGGTAAAAGTGAAATTACACAATGCGCGTTAAATGATATCTCTTATGCGACAAATATAGTAAGGGAAATGGTTACGAAATACGGATTTTCAATAATTGGTCCAATTTCAATGGATTCTGATAATAATGAAATGTATTTAGGAGATGGATTATTTAGAAGAAAGCCTCTCATAGGAGAAAATACCAGTTCCAAAATAGATAATGAAATCATAAATATTTCTAAAATTTCATTAAATAATTCAATAAAAATATTGAAAAAAAATAGAGTCTTACTAGATAAATTAGTTGATATACTTTTAAATCAAGAAACTATAGATAAAAAAGTTTTTAAATTAACAACTTCTAAATTGTTGAAAGTTTGA
- the psb30 gene encoding photosystem II reaction center protein Ycf12/Psb30, whose translation MATLIPLAVVALAGPAIIALVFYRK comes from the coding sequence ATGGCAACACTTATTCCTTTGGCTGTAGTTGCGTTAGCAGGACCAGCAATAATTGCTCTTGTTTTTTACCGTAAATAA
- a CDS encoding tRNA (cytidine(34)-2'-O)-methyltransferase, giving the protein MEVALFEPRIPQNTGNIARSCAAFNIPLNLIEPLGFKLEDKYLKRAGLDYWLLVTIIQHENFEKFFALKSTKRIISFSKKNGLYLKDFKFKQNDILLFGREDSGLPDSIIDKSDFLISIFMPNIQTGNNDQKGVRSLNLSVACGIAIYEAHKQINFQNGN; this is encoded by the coding sequence TTGGAAGTAGCTCTTTTTGAACCTAGAATCCCACAAAATACTGGTAATATTGCCAGATCATGTGCTGCATTTAATATACCTTTAAATCTTATAGAGCCATTGGGTTTTAAGCTAGAAGATAAATATTTAAAAAGAGCAGGATTAGACTATTGGCTTCTAGTTACAATTATTCAGCATGAGAATTTTGAAAAATTTTTTGCGCTAAAATCAACAAAAAGAATAATTTCTTTTAGTAAAAAAAATGGATTATATTTGAAGGATTTTAAATTTAAGCAAAATGATATTTTGCTATTTGGGAGAGAAGATTCAGGATTACCCGATTCCATTATTGATAAAAGCGACTTTTTAATATCAATATTTATGCCGAATATACAAACTGGAAACAATGATCAAAAAGGTGTTAGAAGTCTAAACCTATCTGTAGCATGTGGAATTGCTATATATGAGGCCCACAAACAAATAAATTTTCAAAATGGTAATTAA
- the clpS gene encoding ATP-dependent Clp protease adapter ClpS, producing the protein MFNSLGTALDPKKSKAKYPEARVIVLDDNFNTYQHVANCLLTIIPSMSEQMAWDLTNKVDKKGSAEVWRGNLEQAELYHEQLFSKGLTMAPIEKT; encoded by the coding sequence ATGTTTAATTCTCTCGGCACAGCCTTAGATCCAAAAAAATCTAAAGCAAAATATCCAGAAGCAAGAGTTATTGTTCTTGATGACAATTTTAATACTTATCAGCATGTCGCAAATTGTCTTCTAACAATAATCCCAAGCATGAGTGAACAAATGGCATGGGATCTAACCAACAAAGTTGACAAGAAAGGATCTGCAGAAGTATGGAGAGGTAATCTTGAACAGGCAGAGCTATATCATGAGCAACTATTCAGCAAAGGATTAACAATGGCTCCAATTGAGAAAACATAA
- a CDS encoding TMEM165/GDT1 family protein: MNSKLEKKENNIEKSFFSIFITTFTTIFIAELGDKTQIATLMLSAESGRPIVVFLGSSLALISSSIVGVLIGKWVSKKISPSKFALSTGTLMILISIFLAYETFKNYL; the protein is encoded by the coding sequence ATGAATAGTAAATTAGAAAAAAAAGAAAACAATATTGAAAAAAGTTTTTTTTCAATATTTATAACGACTTTTACAACAATTTTTATTGCTGAACTAGGCGATAAAACTCAGATAGCCACATTAATGCTTTCTGCTGAATCGGGCAGGCCAATAGTTGTTTTTCTTGGAAGTTCTCTAGCATTAATAAGCTCTAGCATAGTAGGAGTTCTTATTGGTAAATGGGTATCAAAAAAAATATCTCCTAGCAAATTTGCTTTATCTACTGGTACTTTAATGATATTGATAAGTATATTTTTAGCTTATGAAACATTCAAAAATTATTTATAA
- the rpmF gene encoding 50S ribosomal protein L32 encodes MAVPKKKKSKSKRNQRHAVWKGKAAIAAQKAISLGKSVLTGKAQGFVYPIEEEEEEE; translated from the coding sequence ATGGCTGTACCAAAGAAGAAAAAATCAAAGAGCAAAAGGAACCAAAGACATGCTGTCTGGAAAGGGAAAGCAGCAATAGCAGCTCAAAAAGCTATATCTCTAGGTAAATCAGTTCTAACTGGGAAAGCTCAAGGATTTGTTTATCCTATTGAAGAAGAAGAAGAAGAAGAATAG
- a CDS encoding DUF1651 domain-containing protein — MTENFWLINSNRSRVKRFSKNNQNKDKFFEYIFIDSGKILGVLGKEPPLMTTREELKVDKARDEWRKLIAQGWRRTNPVWEDY, encoded by the coding sequence TTGACAGAAAATTTTTGGCTTATAAATTCGAATCGTTCAAGGGTTAAAAGGTTTTCAAAGAATAATCAAAATAAAGATAAATTTTTTGAATATATATTTATTGACTCTGGAAAAATTCTTGGTGTTTTAGGAAAAGAACCACCTCTTATGACAACCAGAGAAGAACTTAAAGTTGATAAAGCTAGAGATGAATGGAGAAAGTTAATCGCTCAAGGTTGGAGGAGAACCAATCCAGTTTGGGAAGACTATTAG
- a CDS encoding TMEM165/GDT1 family protein, translated as MVLSLLLSTFLTVFIAELGDKTQLATLTISGTSNKPLAVFLGSSSALVIASLLGALTGGSISSFLPEVVLKSIASITFFIIGIRLFINSFVIEQEEKEEKENN; from the coding sequence ATGGTTTTAAGTTTATTACTATCAACATTTCTAACTGTTTTCATAGCTGAATTAGGTGACAAAACTCAACTAGCCACTTTAACTATAAGTGGCACTTCAAATAAACCATTAGCAGTTTTTCTAGGATCATCATCAGCACTTGTTATTGCAAGTTTACTAGGAGCTTTAACAGGTGGTTCTATTTCAAGTTTTTTACCCGAAGTAGTTCTTAAGTCAATAGCTTCCATTACATTTTTTATCATTGGTATAAGGCTTTTTATCAACTCTTTCGTCATTGAACAAGAAGAAAAAGAAGAGAAAGAAAATAATTAG
- a CDS encoding YkgJ family cysteine cluster protein: MKSWTCIENCGACCKFDLNERSDLANKLNKDDIALINSMTAKDGWCKNLDRENKKCLIYETRPHFCRVNEFSTSFKGYLKSGDKFLIDCCKQHISSNYGYQSKEMKTFRIAVSGK; the protein is encoded by the coding sequence ATGAAATCATGGACATGTATAGAAAATTGTGGAGCTTGTTGTAAATTCGACTTGAACGAAAGAAGCGATTTGGCTAACAAACTTAACAAAGATGATATAGCTTTGATAAATTCGATGACGGCTAAAGACGGTTGGTGTAAAAACTTGGACAGAGAAAATAAAAAATGCTTAATTTATGAAACCAGACCACATTTTTGCCGGGTAAATGAATTTTCAACTTCATTTAAAGGATATTTGAAATCTGGTGATAAATTTTTAATAGATTGCTGCAAACAACATATTTCATCAAATTATGGATACCAAAGTAAAGAGATGAAAACTTTTAGAATTGCTGTTTCAGGAAAATGA
- the metG gene encoding methionine--tRNA ligase — protein sequence MTFVITTPLYYVNDKPHLGSVYTTIICDSIARYKRLAGEDVIFITGVDEHGLKIQRTANEKGIEPKSHCDEISEVFNNNWKDWNISFDKFIRTSSKNHEFVVNEFYERVKASDDIYMGVQKGWYCVGCEEFKDNPENSSTYKCPIHQKNLEWKNEENLFFRLSKYQKDIEKIINEPSFIEPIERKNEIINFVSRGLKDFSISRTNVTWGIPVPGYDNHTFYVWFDALLGYVSAISSDVTEHSLEKSINGGWPADVHLIGKDILRFHAVYWPAMLISAKMKVPKKVFGHGFLTREGQKMGKSLGNVLDPDLLLTKYGNDPVRWYLIKDISLGNDGDFQDKRFVDIINNDLANTIGNLLNRTSSMSRKWFDNKVPNNEKILSENKLENFAKIVVENYIYNFDNYKLDLAADEVLSLAINTNLYLNDNQPWLLIKEKDNLPLVKEIIYNVLESTRIIGLLLLPLLPELSTKINEQLGSIYREEIPWKKQLIWGLLVGNSSLPKPTPIINKLDYEQKL from the coding sequence ATGACTTTTGTCATTACTACACCTTTATACTATGTTAATGATAAACCTCATTTAGGAAGTGTATATACAACAATAATTTGTGACTCAATAGCTAGGTATAAAAGGCTTGCAGGTGAAGATGTTATTTTCATCACTGGCGTTGATGAACATGGATTGAAAATACAAAGAACAGCTAATGAAAAGGGTATTGAACCAAAATCACATTGTGATGAAATCTCAGAAGTCTTTAATAATAATTGGAAAGATTGGAATATATCCTTTGACAAATTTATAAGAACAAGCTCAAAAAATCATGAATTTGTTGTTAATGAATTTTATGAAAGAGTAAAAGCATCAGATGATATCTATATGGGAGTTCAAAAAGGTTGGTATTGTGTCGGTTGTGAAGAATTTAAAGATAATCCAGAAAACTCATCAACATACAAGTGCCCAATACATCAAAAAAATCTAGAATGGAAAAATGAAGAGAATCTCTTTTTTAGGCTTTCAAAATATCAAAAGGATATCGAGAAAATAATCAACGAACCCTCTTTTATAGAGCCAATAGAAAGAAAGAATGAAATTATAAATTTTGTTTCTAGAGGTTTAAAAGATTTTTCAATTTCAAGAACAAATGTTACGTGGGGAATTCCTGTCCCTGGCTACGATAACCATACCTTTTATGTTTGGTTTGATGCTTTACTTGGATATGTAAGTGCCATTAGTTCTGATGTGACAGAACATTCATTGGAAAAATCAATTAATGGAGGATGGCCAGCTGATGTTCATTTAATTGGTAAGGATATTCTGAGATTCCATGCTGTATATTGGCCTGCAATGCTCATTTCTGCCAAAATGAAAGTTCCTAAAAAGGTTTTTGGGCACGGATTTCTTACAAGAGAGGGGCAAAAAATGGGTAAAAGCTTAGGAAATGTACTCGACCCTGATTTATTGCTTACGAAATATGGAAATGATCCTGTAAGGTGGTACCTCATAAAAGACATATCACTAGGAAATGATGGAGATTTTCAAGATAAAAGATTTGTTGACATTATCAATAATGACTTGGCTAATACAATTGGTAATTTATTAAATAGAACATCATCTATGTCTAGAAAGTGGTTTGATAATAAAGTGCCAAATAATGAAAAAATTTTAAGCGAAAATAAATTAGAGAATTTTGCAAAAATTGTAGTTGAAAACTATATTTATAACTTTGATAACTACAAATTAGATTTAGCAGCTGATGAAGTACTTAGTCTCGCAATTAATACAAATTTGTATTTGAATGATAATCAGCCATGGCTGCTAATAAAAGAGAAAGATAATCTACCTCTAGTTAAAGAAATTATTTATAACGTTTTAGAAAGTACACGAATAATAGGATTATTATTACTACCTTTATTGCCCGAATTATCTACAAAAATTAATGAACAACTTGGCTCTATATACAGAGAGGAAATTCCTTGGAAAAAACAATTAATTTGGGGATTATTAGTTGGCAACTCAAGTCTTCCTAAACCCACTCCAATCATAAATAAACTCGATTATGAGCAAAAATTATAG
- a CDS encoding HAD-IA family hydrolase, with the protein MTYLEGVYWDLDGTIANTELEAHLPAFNNAFSDLGIYWDWDTDTYIKLLKINGGKNRIAYYAKSNNDNFSEDLILKIHETKQLHYLEIIKKNYVSLKTGVFRLINELHRKKVRQFIVTSSSRIQVNLLVDYLFNGFNPFEFIISSEDVELKKPNPLPYLKAIQLSGINKNNSIVFEDSNPGLKSSLAANLPTIFVPSNIPIVLEENIKLDCILDSLGDENNVANVIKGPKLKKSYVDYSFLSDYLVSFSNAKN; encoded by the coding sequence GTGACTTATCTGGAGGGTGTTTATTGGGATTTAGATGGTACCATCGCAAATACTGAATTAGAGGCCCATTTACCTGCCTTTAATAATGCTTTTAGTGACCTTGGTATTTATTGGGATTGGGATACTGACACATACATAAAACTTCTGAAGATAAATGGGGGCAAAAATAGGATAGCTTATTACGCTAAATCTAATAATGATAATTTCTCAGAAGATTTAATTCTCAAAATTCATGAAACAAAACAGCTTCATTATTTAGAAATTATAAAAAAAAATTACGTTAGTTTAAAAACTGGTGTTTTTAGATTAATAAATGAATTACATAGAAAAAAAGTAAGACAATTTATTGTTACTTCAAGTTCAAGAATTCAAGTCAATCTACTTGTTGATTATCTTTTTAATGGCTTCAACCCTTTTGAGTTCATTATTTCAAGCGAAGACGTTGAATTAAAGAAACCAAATCCATTACCATATTTAAAGGCAATCCAATTAAGTGGTATAAACAAAAATAACTCAATTGTTTTTGAAGACTCCAATCCTGGATTGAAATCTTCCTTGGCAGCTAACTTGCCTACAATTTTTGTTCCTTCAAATATCCCAATAGTTCTTGAGGAAAATATTAAATTAGATTGTATTTTAGACAGTCTTGGTGATGAGAATAATGTGGCAAATGTAATTAAAGGGCCTAAACTAAAAAAATCATATGTTGACTATAGTTTTTTAAGTGATTATTTAGTGTCTTTTAGTAATGCAAAAAACTAA
- a CDS encoding DUF565 domain-containing protein: MQKTNFSRITYQLNNLFFGFLSDTWRTKSVGLISVLTGYFLFANFLTKFISEGKNELIMVPIIIVFIEIIIRIKPAASSKFYYLWTVVDKLRIGAIYAVILEAFKLGS; encoded by the coding sequence ATGCAAAAAACTAATTTTTCAAGAATTACCTACCAGTTAAATAATTTATTTTTTGGTTTTCTAAGTGATACTTGGAGGACAAAATCTGTTGGTCTAATTTCTGTTTTGACTGGTTATTTTTTGTTCGCAAATTTTCTTACAAAATTCATATCTGAAGGTAAAAATGAATTGATAATGGTCCCAATAATTATTGTTTTTATTGAAATCATTATAAGAATTAAACCTGCCGCTAGTTCAAAATTTTATTATCTATGGACCGTAGTTGATAAATTAAGAATTGGTGCAATTTATGCCGTTATACTTGAGGCATTTAAATTAGGATCTTAA
- a CDS encoding cofactor assembly of complex C subunit B encodes MGFNGRSLISVGVILFIFQIANFISIETITPELERAQVLAAIASLIIILIGFLFKQFEPLAGDKVALKGENKFLFDRKMPDEVINELAWGSEAILTSTAAAAILIHNDGVNILRRGITSCNEFKPGETCLRSIKDMKLISLANTKFYPGKDEFFNFCADVPSILVVPINNKAFILIGGWSTKCFTKSDEKWINNWSKKISNIFSKNNI; translated from the coding sequence ATGGGATTCAATGGGAGATCATTAATATCAGTCGGTGTTATACTCTTTATTTTTCAGATAGCAAATTTCATTTCAATAGAAACAATCACTCCTGAGCTTGAAAGAGCGCAAGTGTTAGCTGCAATAGCTTCATTAATTATTATTTTGATAGGTTTTCTATTTAAACAATTCGAACCATTAGCGGGTGATAAAGTTGCTTTAAAAGGAGAAAATAAGTTTCTCTTCGATAGAAAAATGCCGGATGAAGTTATTAATGAACTTGCATGGGGTTCTGAAGCGATATTAACTTCTACAGCAGCTGCAGCAATATTAATCCATAATGATGGCGTTAATATATTGAGGAGGGGAATTACTTCATGTAATGAATTTAAACCTGGGGAAACTTGTCTAAGATCTATAAAAGATATGAAATTAATATCATTGGCAAACACTAAATTTTATCCAGGAAAAGATGAATTTTTTAATTTTTGTGCCGATGTTCCATCTATCTTAGTTGTACCTATAAATAATAAGGCTTTTATATTAATCGGAGGCTGGAGTACTAAATGTTTCACTAAATCTGATGAAAAATGGATAAATAATTGGTCTAAAAAAATTAGTAATATATTTTCAAAAAATAATATTTAA
- the lptC gene encoding LPS export ABC transporter periplasmic protein LptC, giving the protein MLSCAPNVIDENKITQKIDSLNMNIFSKTGEKIYSITSPNSSFNNIKLKFELKKPIINIFDGGEIKYIISSEESTLSDNNKLLKLKGNVKLKTLKQYEDILYADKFIWNIEKTNYLLEGNIRFENQNIILNSGKAILGSDNIIEFFNPVKYIIRDQNNDNKYEINSENAYYNLNTESVSFKAKDKRVKSIIYF; this is encoded by the coding sequence ATGCTTAGTTGCGCTCCAAATGTAATTGATGAAAATAAAATAACACAAAAAATAGACAGTTTAAATATGAATATTTTCTCTAAAACAGGAGAAAAAATATATTCAATCACCAGTCCAAATTCTAGTTTTAACAATATTAAATTAAAGTTCGAATTAAAAAAACCTATCATTAATATTTTCGATGGGGGGGAAATTAAATATATTATTAGTTCAGAAGAATCTACATTATCAGATAACAATAAACTCCTAAAATTAAAAGGGAATGTTAAATTAAAAACTCTTAAACAATATGAGGACATTTTATATGCAGATAAGTTTATTTGGAATATAGAAAAGACAAACTATCTATTAGAGGGAAATATAAGATTTGAAAATCAAAATATTATTTTAAATTCAGGAAAAGCCATATTGGGTTCAGATAATATAATTGAATTTTTTAATCCAGTAAAATACATTATAAGGGACCAAAATAACGATAATAAATATGAAATAAATTCAGAAAATGCTTACTATAATTTAAATACTGAATCAGTAAGTTTTAAAGCAAAAGATAAAAGAGTTAAATCAATAATTTATTTTTAA
- a CDS encoding bifunctional adenosylcobinamide kinase/adenosylcobinamide-phosphate guanylyltransferase → MNVKNFSISEYSSYIVFITGGTKSGKSEFAEHLAKEVNNLSYVALSENNLDDREWQDKINLHRKRRPKDWKLIETTDLLNTLRKEEGPLLIDSIGGFVMKSIGKEQNEWSTKMNSLISLLMKRKSITIIVGEQVGWSLVSEYKIGNTYIERIGELQKRITKISKDNWLAINGRAIKIDEISIEIPN, encoded by the coding sequence ATGAATGTCAAGAACTTTAGTATTAGTGAATATTCATCTTATATAGTTTTTATTACAGGGGGGACAAAGAGTGGCAAAAGTGAATTCGCGGAGCATCTTGCAAAGGAGGTAAACAATTTATCTTATGTTGCCTTATCTGAAAACAATTTGGATGATAGAGAATGGCAAGATAAAATTAATTTACATCGAAAAAGAAGGCCAAAAGATTGGAAATTAATAGAAACGACAGATCTATTAAATACATTAAGGAAAGAAGAAGGTCCATTATTAATAGATTCTATTGGAGGATTCGTTATGAAAAGTATTGGTAAGGAACAAAATGAATGGTCAACAAAAATGAATTCACTTATAAGTCTCTTAATGAAAAGAAAAAGTATAACGATTATAGTTGGAGAACAAGTAGGTTGGAGTTTGGTCTCTGAATATAAAATTGGTAATACATATATTGAAAGGATCGGCGAACTTCAAAAGAGAATAACCAAAATATCAAAAGATAATTGGCTGGCTATAAACGGCAGAGCAATCAAAATAGATGAAATAAGTATTGAAATACCTAATTAA